Genomic segment of Pseudothermotoga hypogea DSM 11164 = NBRC 106472:
AACTATCAGGTCCGTCACGTCCTCAGGTTTGATATTCTTCTCTTTGAGCGTTCGTTCCAAAGCTTCCCACGATGGAAAACTGCCCGGTTCTATGAGTACCGTTCGTTCCTCGTCGCTGAGCAGTGCCACTGTGCAGTAAGGCGACATCACGTACGGTGGAATTCTCATGCTACCGCCAGGTACAAGAACTTCAAATCTCATCGGTCTCACCCCAGAAGAAAGCTGAGAAAGGCTATGACAAGACAATAATCGGCGAACCATCTCAACTTTCGAACCAAAACTACCTTCTTCAAGATCACCAGTGCCACCAAACTGCTGAGAAAAGAAACCAGAAATGCAGGGTTCATCGTCAGAGAAGTTTCCCTGAGCTTCAGCAAAGACGCGCCCAGAAGAACCGGTATCGCCATGAGGAAAGTGTACGTAACGGATTCTTCTCTTCTGTAGTCAAGCAGAAGCGCGGCGGATAGCACCATCCCGCTGCGTGACACTCCTGGTAGTATGGCGATCGCTTGGAACAAACCTATCAGAAGTGCATCTCTTGCACTCATGTGATCTAAACTTTTTTC
This window contains:
- a CDS encoding undecaprenyl-diphosphate phosphatase — protein: MFLAAVQGATEFLPVSSSGHLLLFSKLLQVDIDLQTVVMLHAGSLLAILLLVYRGIFRALKNWKILINLVISTLPAMFVGLFFEEQVEAVFSNVGFLPFFFVITAVFLLLSSLKDGEKSLDHMSARDALLIGLFQAIAILPGVSRSGMVLSAALLLDYRREESVTYTFLMAIPVLLGASLLKLRETSLTMNPAFLVSFLSSLVALVILKKVVLVRKLRWFADYCLVIAFLSFLLG